A single Saccharolobus shibatae B12 DNA region contains:
- a CDS encoding prephenate dehydratase gives MVDADGIYYLGPEGSFTHEAATLLNKGNLKSESTISLVFKKVDEREGSIGVVPIENSLEGPVNETLDNLYNYDNIYVIGEIEKRIELALATRSDDLSQIKRIYSHPHAFNEAREKLKELGFNEYIPVESTSKAAQIVSQDSEAAAICSTFAAKLYNLKVLFTINSHNNYTRFIVLSKEMSSNGNKSMILFTVPHKPGALYKVLQVFYEYNINISMIYSRPLKSIPWQYYFYLEYEGNISNHEFIQKLVKSTSVLKIKGAFSKLNNDPRF, from the coding sequence GTGGTAGATGCGGATGGAATTTATTATTTAGGTCCAGAGGGAAGTTTTACACATGAAGCAGCCACTCTGCTTAATAAAGGAAATTTGAAGAGTGAATCAACAATATCTTTAGTATTTAAGAAAGTCGATGAAAGAGAAGGTTCCATAGGTGTAGTTCCCATAGAAAATAGCCTAGAAGGACCAGTAAATGAAACACTTGATAATCTCTACAACTATGATAATATATATGTCATAGGTGAAATTGAGAAAAGGATAGAATTAGCTCTGGCAACCAGAAGTGATGATTTAAGTCAGATCAAAAGAATATACTCACATCCCCATGCTTTTAATGAGGCTAGAGAAAAGTTAAAGGAGTTAGGCTTTAATGAATACATACCAGTAGAAAGCACTTCAAAAGCAGCACAGATCGTATCTCAAGATTCAGAGGCTGCAGCTATTTGCTCTACTTTTGCGGCCAAGCTTTACAATTTAAAAGTTCTCTTTACGATTAATTCACATAATAACTATACTAGATTCATAGTTTTATCTAAAGAAATGAGCTCCAATGGAAATAAGTCCATGATATTATTTACTGTTCCTCATAAGCCTGGTGCTCTTTATAAAGTTCTGCAAGTATTTTATGAGTACAACATAAATATTTCGATGATCTATTCTAGGCCACTGAAATCGATACCTTGGCAATACTACTTTTATTTAGAGTATGAAGGTAACATCTCAAATCATGAATTTATTCAAAAACTTGTTAAATCTACATCTGTGTTAAAAATAAAAGGAGCTTTCTCTAAACTAAATAACGATCCCAGGTTTTAG
- a CDS encoding Lrp/AsnC family transcriptional regulator, giving the protein MDLSEISDIDKEILMKLEYNFPFDPQPFKIISEELKISEEELLNRIKKLLEDGIVKRIGMYVSFRAKGMDGALIAARIPQDKIEKFRKIALGIKELTHNYVRDHPKYNIWFVLKASDRDTLNKNVKELLSQVDCNDYVILYSKRTLKLSVKYDVIRGVSWSPNNTIKSLNKVPTAEELGIDKQLLTELSYPLKISQRPFKEIAEKHKMKEDELIELVRELYDKNVIKDYGATLNGEKIGIVENGMVLLDTSNIEKSCEKLALNIPEATHVVLRESNDEDWKYLCYSMIHASRKETIRNVAKEISKETDSRSYMILFSLENLKPGIVI; this is encoded by the coding sequence ATGGATTTATCCGAAATTTCAGATATTGATAAGGAAATATTAATGAAACTAGAATACAACTTTCCCTTTGACCCTCAACCTTTCAAAATTATTAGTGAAGAGTTAAAAATTTCTGAGGAAGAATTATTAAATAGAATTAAAAAATTGTTAGAAGATGGTATAGTTAAAAGAATAGGAATGTATGTTAGTTTTAGAGCAAAAGGAATGGATGGAGCGTTAATTGCAGCACGTATACCTCAAGATAAGATAGAAAAGTTTAGAAAGATTGCGCTAGGAATTAAAGAACTAACACACAACTATGTTAGAGATCATCCAAAGTATAACATATGGTTTGTTTTAAAGGCAAGCGATAGAGATACGCTTAACAAGAATGTTAAAGAATTACTAAGCCAGGTGGATTGTAATGATTATGTCATATTATATTCTAAAAGAACATTGAAATTAAGTGTAAAATATGACGTCATAAGAGGTGTATCATGGAGTCCTAACAATACCATAAAAAGTCTTAATAAAGTTCCTACTGCGGAAGAACTAGGGATAGACAAACAGCTATTAACAGAGTTATCTTATCCATTAAAAATTTCACAAAGACCATTTAAAGAAATAGCGGAAAAACATAAAATGAAAGAAGATGAGCTAATCGAATTAGTTAGAGAATTATATGATAAAAATGTAATTAAAGATTATGGGGCAACCCTTAATGGAGAGAAAATAGGAATAGTTGAAAACGGGATGGTTCTGCTAGATACTAGTAATATAGAAAAATCTTGTGAAAAACTAGCTTTAAACATTCCAGAGGCTACACATGTAGTACTTAGAGAATCTAACGATGAAGACTGGAAATATTTGTGTTATAGTATGATACATGCAAGTAGGAAAGAAACTATAAGAAATGTAGCAAAAGAGATCTCGAAAGAAACGGATTCAAGAAGTTACATGATATTGTTCAGCCTAGAGAACCTAAAACCTGGGATCGTTATTTAG